The Chloroflexaceae bacterium DNA window GCCGGCTGCGCCGGCGCCCACGCTCCCCGGCGTCGAAGCGATGGGACGCATGCGTCGGGCCATTGCCCGGACAATGAGCGAATCCAAGCCCGGCGTGCCGCACATCTACGTGACGATGGACATAGAGATGGACGCCGCCCTGGCCCTGCGCGAGCAGCTTGCCGCCAGCGGCGTCAGAATCTCGGTGAACGACCTGGTGATCAAGGCGGCGGCGCAGGCGCTCCTCAAAGTGCCCGCTGTGAACAGCAGTTACAGCCTCACCCCTGAGGGACAGCCGGGGGTCGTCCGCCATCAGCAGGTCAACGTCAGCGTTGCCGTGGCCCTCGACGACGGCCTGGTGGCGCCGGTGGTGAAGGACGCCGACAGGAAAAGCCTGAGCGCGATCAGCGCCGAGATCCGCGACATGGCCCTGCGGGCGCGCGAGGGCAAGATTAAGCAGCACGAACTCGAAGGCGCGACCTTCCAGGTCTCCAACATGGGCATGTACGGGGTGAGCGACTTTGTCTCAATCATCACCCCGCCGCAGGCCGGCTCGCTTGCCGTGGGCGCGGTGCGCAAGACGCCGATGGTGAAGGACGACCAGATCGTCATCGGGCATGTAATGACGGTGACGTTAAGCGCCGACCATCGGGTGGTGGATGGCGCGGTGGCGGCGCGTTACTTGCAGGAACTGAAGGCGCTGATCGAGAACCCGTTGCGCGTGCTGGCCTGAAGCGATTGCGGGGAGGCGATGCCTCCCCGCGCCCCTCCGAATGGCGGCATGAGGTCTGAGGAGCTTACATCTCGCCGTAGAGTTCGAGCAGCTCGCGCCACTCCCCGGTGAGTTCTTCGCGGCGGGCGGCATAGTAGAAGTGCGGCTCGCCGGACTCGTCTATGTAGACCAGATCGACCTGGCTGCGCATGGGCCGCAGGTAGCCCAGGTTGCCCCACCAGCGCACTTTGTCCTCATCGAGGGGGATGTCCTGCTGGTACATGCGGGCGGCGTACTCGCGCACGGTGCCTGGCTCGATATCCTGGAGGCGCCAGGGAACGCCGCTGACATCACCGGTGCGCAGGTTGCGGAAGACGTACTGCCACTCGCCGTCCTCGCCGCGGGTCGCGCTGACCACTTCGATGCCGGTGCGCGGGCGCGGCACGCGGATAAGGCTCAACCAGGCCTCGGTGAGCTTCTCGGCGGGAACGCCAGGATAGGACTGTTGGCCGCTGCCGTCCTTATCCTTCATCACCAGATCGAAGCGCACCTTGCCCGCTGCGTCGCGGGTCACCGCCACCAGGCCGCCACGGCCCCGCCAGCGGATGCGCCGCTCGCCCCAGGTTGCCGGCTCGGGCAGCGCGGCTTCGGTGGGCGCGTCGTCGGCGAGGGCGGGCATCACCGCTTCATCGCCCTGTTCAAAGGCCTGCGGCTCCTGTTCAACCACGTCGCCGCTGCGTTCGTTGAGCAGGGCCGCCCACGAGTCGCTGAGGCCCCAGTCGCTCACGCCAAAGAAGATGTGGTCAATCACCCCGTTGGCATCACGATGGACCAGATCGTACTTGGTGCGATTGCCCTGGCGATAGGCGCGCCAGAGGCCCAGGCGCCCTTTCCAGCGCACCTGGCTGTGCAGGTCAATCCGGCCATCGCGGAGATCCTCATGGCGGCTGATGGCGTAGGCCCACAGGCCCTGGGCGCGATCGCGAGTAACCCCGGCGGTGGTGCGCAGGTCGCGCACCTCGTAGAGCCAGACGCCGCCCCGTTTGACGGCGCCGACGATCTCGACGCCTGAGCGAGGCAGATCCAGTTCCTCGCCATTATCCAACGGCGAGGATGCGCCTTCGGCGAGGGCGCGGCGGCAGAGTTGAATGATCTCGCCACGGTCGGCCAGGGCGGTCTCGCCATCGCGGCGGACATAGATCGTGCCATTGGCGCCCACATACGGAGGGGTATCGGGGGCCTTGACCTCGACGCGCATGACATCCTGGCCTTCGTAGCTCATCAATTCGAAGGAGAGGTATGGCTGGGGAGTAATCTGCTCGGCGACGCTCCTGCGCAACGTCTCGCTGACCTGGTCGGGCCGCGTGACGCCGACGACCTTGCCGCCAGGCTCGCAGCCGATCACCAGCACCCCGCCGCCAGCATTGGCCAGAGCGGCCACATCCTTCCACAGCTCAACGACCTGCGCGTCGTCGCCGGGGGCGCGCAGCACCTGCCGGTCAGAAGAAGCGCCAAAACGAACCGCGTCCACGGCCCACTGCTTCTGGTCGCGCTTGGGTACCCGCACCCGGTCGAAGTCCTGACTGGCAAAGAGCGCCTTAAGGGACTCGAAGCTAGGATCGGGCAGGAGCACCTCGAAGTAGCGATCGCCGATGCCGTGGCGGTGCAGAGCCTGCATATCGTCGTCGGGAAGGCGCCGCAGACGGTGGGCGTCGGAGCCCTGGATGCAAAACATGCGCCGTTCGTAGTGTTCGGTCTTTCCGTTGTAAAAGCCTGGCGAGGTGAACTTCTCGTGGTCGGTGTAGAAGTTCACAAACTCCAGGGCGTGCAGGTAGGGACTCTGGGTGACGGCGATGCGCGCCTGGCCGCTGGTCCCCATGCGCAGCGTTTCGGTGATCACCCCGTTGGGGCCATTAACGTGGGGGGCGATCACCAGGCCGCCCGCGCGGGCGATGATCTCGTAGGCTTCGGTCACATGGCGCGTATTGGCGATGCCGCAGATGCCCGACTTGAGATGTTCAGCGGGAACGCCCAGTTGCAGCAGCGTCGTCTCAATCAGACTGATCGGACGGTTAGGCGGGAAGATGCCGAGGATGTGGGCGCCGAAGTGCGAGGTAAACTCAAACCCCGGCAGCACCGTGATGCGCGCCAGCAGGCGCCGGTATTCGATGAGGCGGGCCTGTTCCTCGGCCGTCAGCCGGCCAGCCTGCTCGAGAGCGCGCAAAAAGTCCAACTCACGCTGAAACTGTTCGTAGCCGTGAACCGTGTTATGGTCAGTAAAGGCAATGATGTCAAGCTCGCGTCGTTCCGCTTCCTGGAGAATATCGAGATAGGTGATTTCCGGTTCGGCGTAATCCTCAGAAGCCGGCGTATGAATGTGCAGATCGGCGCGAAACCAGCGCATTCCGTTGCGCACCTCACCAGGCGTGCTCATAGCTTTTCAACTCCACAATTGCTTTCGCTCTTTACTCTCACGCTTTTTTTCTTCTCGCCGCAACCCGGTTTAGCGGCGGGGACGAAGCCTCCCTTCTATGGCTCACATACGGCGCGATGAAACGGCCAGGGGTATCAAGGAGATCAACAATCCACAAGCGCGCCGGGTGGGCGATGCCCTTATGATACCCGAAACGCGAGTAAACGACAACTAACCGGAGGCGGATACACCTGCTATGGGGGCGACCTGGTGCAACCCGGAGGGTTGCGTACTTACATCAGCCTATCTCGATGCCTGTGCCGGGGATCACCTCGCCGATGCGCCAGCAGGGCTCGCTGGCGTCGGCGAAGCGCCGCAGCGCCTCGCTGGCGCGCTCGGGGGGCATGGCCAGCAGCAGGCCGCCGGAGGTCTGCGGATCGAAGAGCAGCAGGCGCAGAGCCTCGTCAATCGCATCAGCATAGCGCACGACGCCGCGCTCCTCCAGGTAGCGCCGGTTGCGACCCAGACCGCCGGGCGCGATCCCGGCCCGGGCGTACTCCAGGGCGCCGGGCAGGAGCGGCAGCGCATCAGCGACGATGCGCAGGCCCACCTCGCCCACGCGGAGCATCTCAGCGGCATGGCCCAGCAGTCCGTAGCCGGTGACGTCTGTAGCCGCGCGGACGCCCGTCTCTGCCGCCAGTTCGGCGGCGCGGCGGTTCAGGCGCAGCATGCTTGCGACGGCCGCCTCCAGGTGGGCTGCCTCGACCAGGCCCCGTTTGGCCGCCGTGGTGATCACCCCGGTACCAAGGGCCTTGGTGAGCAACAACACGTCGCCGGGCCGCGCCCCGACCGTGGGCGTGACCCGTGCCGGAGCGACCAGCCCGGTCACGCAAAGACCATACTTCGGCTCACGGTCCACCACGGTATGCCCGCCGGCCAGCACCGCGCCAGCCTCGGCCACTTTGTCGGCCCCGCCCTGGAGGATCGCCGCCGCAATCGCCGCGTCAAGATCCTCGGGAAAGGCGGCGATGGCCAGGGCCAGCACAGGCCGCCCACCCATGGCATACACATCGCTGAGGGCATTGGCCGCGGCAATGGCGCCGAAGGTGTAGGGATCGTCCACGATTGGCGGAAAAAAGTCCACCGTCTGGACCAGCGCTGTATGCGCGTCCAGTTGATAGACGGCCGCGTCATCGCTGATCTCCAGGCCGATCAGCAGGTGTGGACTGGCAGGCAGCCGCAGCGCGGCCAGCAGGTTGGCAAGGGCCTCCGGCCCCAGTTTCGAGGCTCAGCCGGCGCAATCGGCCATGCGCGTCAGCCGCACCCGCTCACGCTCGTCCATACGATCCCCGCGATCATTGCCGCGGCCAGCCTGCCCGGCCGCGAGCATGTATACATTGTACCGCACCTGTAGTTGGCGGGGGAGATATCCTCTCAGATGGAGAGTTTTTCGCGGGAGAAGAGGAGAAGGGGTGATATGAATGAAGCCCCTTGACTACCCGATTGTACATTGATTTCCGCCTCGTGCCTTGCTCATGTACATCAACGAATCGGCTCGTTCTATAACGCTTTCCATCGTATCCTCTTTACGGATCAGCGTCGCGCCAAGCGATACGCTGACTGACAATCTCATGCCGCCCAGAGTAATAAAACTACTTTGCACCATTTTTCTGATGCGCTCGGCAAATGCCCATAAATCTTCTCTTGCATTGACGTCTGATAGATAGATGAGAAATTCATCCCCGCTCCATCGAATAAACGTATCAAAGTGGCGCAGGAAATTGGCTACTGTATGGCTTACCATGAGCAGAACCTTATCGCCTACAGAATGACCGTACACATCGTTAATGGACTTGAAATTATCCACATCCATAAAAATAACGCCAAATAATTTGCCGGTTATGTTAAATTCTAATTGGCGGACTTGAAACATGGCTTCCGCATACCGGCGATTGCCAATTTCCAGCAGGGGGTCTAACATGCTTTCCCTTTTGTGCCGCTCCAACTCTTTAATAATGTACAGCTCCTTGGAGCGGTCGGAAAATATCTCGACAGCGCCAATGATCTCATCGGTTTCATTTCGTATGGGCGAAATACGAATATGAACAGGCACTCGATGCCCTTCCTTGTGGTGAAGAAAAACAATAGCTTCTCTTTTCCGACCATCGCAGATGGTTTCATGCAATGGACAGCCGTTTTTGCATAACTCGATTCCTGCCAGATCAACGTGACACAAAATATTGTCGGAACACTTTGTTCCAACTACTTCCGATTCTGAATATCCTGTTACTTCTTCTGCGGCTTTGTTCCAGTAGACAATTCTCCTGTCCTTATCTACTACATAAACGGCGTCAAAAAGGTTATCCAACCACGCCTTGTACAAACCCAGGATCATGGTTTGTTTCCTGTTTACACAATCTGAATTGTCAACAGCTTGAGCTTCAGCCGAGTTATGAAGCGCATCGCTGGATTGCAGGCTGCCAGCACCGCCAGGTTATGGGGTCATGATCTCCAGCAGGTGCACTCTTCACGCCGGCCGCGCCCCTCCTCCGCGCTGACGCAGCAGGCGTTCCGGTGCTTGGGGGCGAGGGTGCGGAACTTACTGGTGTGAGCGGCGGCAAACGCCTCGCGGATCGAGCGGTGCAGCGTCCCCGGGTTGCCCTTGACGATGATGACGTAGTCAGCCTCCTGCGCGCCGATCGCGTCAACGGTCTCGGTCTAACCGTGCATCGCGTCCAGGGTGACGATACCGCAGTTCGCTGGTTGCTGCCGCCATTCTGCCCGACCTCCCCTCTTTCTCGCTACGCTGCATCAGACCACGGTGATCGCACTGAAAAATATGTCAAGGCCCCGGCTAGATCATTCCAAAAACGATTAAGAGCGTGCGCATACTGATGACTATTACCAGTACACCAACAACGATCATAAACGGTTTGACAGGCATATGTTTGGAGACCCAGGCGCCGAGTGGAGCGGCCAGTATGCCGCCGATGGCCAGCCCCAGGATGATTTGCCAATTAGTAAGACCAAGTGTAAACAGAAACGTAACTGAGGCCGCTAGAGTAACGAAAAACTCAACGGCATTGACACTCCCTATGGTCTTTCTAATATCGTTTCCTCGGACCAGAAGGTTTGAGGTCACAATTGGCCCCCACCCTCCGCCGCCAACGGCATCAACGAGCGCGCCAATGAAGCCTAGCAACCTCAGGTGACTGGTCACCCGGCGTGGCGGAAATTCTCGGAACGCCTTGTAAACAATCACAGCACCCATGACCAGCAAATAACCGGCGATATAAGGTCGAACGGCATCGCCCGGAAAACTGGCCAGGACATAAGCGCCTGTAACGGCTCCCAATACCCCCGGGATCAACAGCCTGCGGAAAAGATGACCGTCTACGTTGCCGAAGGTGCGGTGTGAGATTGCAGAAGCA harbors:
- a CDS encoding 2-oxo acid dehydrogenase subunit E2, which encodes PAAPAPTLPGVEAMGRMRRAIARTMSESKPGVPHIYVTMDIEMDAALALREQLAASGVRISVNDLVIKAAAQALLKVPAVNSSYSLTPEGQPGVVRHQQVNVSVAVALDDGLVAPVVKDADRKSLSAISAEIRDMALRAREGKIKQHELEGATFQVSNMGMYGVSDFVSIITPPQAGSLAVGAVRKTPMVKDDQIVIGHVMTVTLSADHRVVDGAVAARYLQELKALIENPLRVLA
- a CDS encoding putative DNA binding domain-containing protein; the encoded protein is MSTPGEVRNGMRWFRADLHIHTPASEDYAEPEITYLDILQEAERRELDIIAFTDHNTVHGYEQFQRELDFLRALEQAGRLTAEEQARLIEYRRLLARITVLPGFEFTSHFGAHILGIFPPNRPISLIETTLLQLGVPAEHLKSGICGIANTRHVTEAYEIIARAGGLVIAPHVNGPNGVITETLRMGTSGQARIAVTQSPYLHALEFVNFYTDHEKFTSPGFYNGKTEHYERRMFCIQGSDAHRLRRLPDDDMQALHRHGIGDRYFEVLLPDPSFESLKALFASQDFDRVRVPKRDQKQWAVDAVRFGASSDRQVLRAPGDDAQVVELWKDVAALANAGGGVLVIGCEPGGKVVGVTRPDQVSETLRRSVAEQITPQPYLSFELMSYEGQDVMRVEVKAPDTPPYVGANGTIYVRRDGETALADRGEIIQLCRRALAEGASSPLDNGEELDLPRSGVEIVGAVKRGGVWLYEVRDLRTTAGVTRDRAQGLWAYAISRHEDLRDGRIDLHSQVRWKGRLGLWRAYRQGNRTKYDLVHRDANGVIDHIFFGVSDWGLSDSWAALLNERSGDVVEQEPQAFEQGDEAVMPALADDAPTEAALPEPATWGERRIRWRGRGGLVAVTRDAAGKVRFDLVMKDKDGSGQQSYPGVPAEKLTEAWLSLIRVPRPRTGIEVVSATRGEDGEWQYVFRNLRTGDVSGVPWRLQDIEPGTVREYAARMYQQDIPLDEDKVRWWGNLGYLRPMRSQVDLVYIDESGEPHFYYAARREELTGEWRELLELYGEM
- the selD gene encoding selenide, water dikinase SelD — encoded protein: MDERERVRLTRMADCAGUASKLGPEALANLLAALRLPASPHLLIGLEISDDAAVYQLDAHTALVQTVDFFPPIVDDPYTFGAIAAANALSDVYAMGGRPVLALAIAAFPEDLDAAIAAAILQGGADKVAEAGAVLAGGHTVVDREPKYGLCVTGLVAPARVTPTVGARPGDVLLLTKALGTGVITTAAKRGLVEAAHLEAAVASMLRLNRRAAELAAETGVRAATDVTGYGLLGHAAEMLRVGEVGLRIVADALPLLPGALEYARAGIAPGGLGRNRRYLEERGVVRYADAIDEALRLLLFDPQTSGGLLLAMPPERASEALRRFADASEPCWRIGEVIPGTGIEIG
- a CDS encoding sensor domain-containing diguanylate cyclase, coding for MILGLYKAWLDNLFDAVYVVDKDRRIVYWNKAAEEVTGYSESEVVGTKCSDNILCHVDLAGIELCKNGCPLHETICDGRKREAIVFLHHKEGHRVPVHIRISPIRNETDEIIGAVEIFSDRSKELYIIKELERHKRESMLDPLLEIGNRRYAEAMFQVRQLEFNITGKLFGVIFMDVDNFKSINDVYGHSVGDKVLLMVSHTVANFLRHFDTFIRWSGDEFLIYLSDVNAREDLWAFAERIRKMVQSSFITLGGMRLSVSVSLGATLIRKEDTMESVIERADSLMYMSKARGGNQCTIG
- a CDS encoding sulfite exporter TauE/SafE family protein, with product MAVSIGRAIGSRNVIALASGRHPPNLINDGTMSIFTPEFAFYILVGFIAQIIDGALGMAYGVTASSLLITFGVPPAASSATVHAAECFTTGASAISHRTFGNVDGHLFRRLLIPGVLGAVTGAYVLASFPGDAVRPYIAGYLLVMGAVIVYKAFREFPPRRVTSHLRLLGFIGALVDAVGGGGWGPIVTSNLLVRGNDIRKTIGSVNAVEFFVTLAASVTFLFTLGLTNWQIILGLAIGGILAAPLGAWVSKHMPVKPFMIVVGVLVIVISMRTLLIVFGMI